CCGAGCCGCGCACGTCATGGCCCGTAGCCTTCAGCATGCCGGCAAGGGATCCCATCGCGGTGCCGCCAATCGCAATCAGGTGGATTTTCACGGATACCTCCTGGGCCGGGGATCCGTATAGCCCAGAACTTCCATGATGGTGTCATGAATTTTCGCCCGGAACGGGCCGAACCGGGGATTGGACCGGGTTGGACACACCCGGTTGGAAAGGACCAGCGCGATCACGTCGCTGCGGCGGTCGTACCACAGCGAGGTTCCGGTAAATCCAAGATGCCCCACCGATTCGAGCGAAAAGTACCGCCCCGCGGTGGAACCAGTATCGGAAGGCGTGTCCCATCCCGCCGTCCAGGTGTTGCCGGTCGGATCGGGCGAAACCGCCCAGACGCTTTCCAGAAACTGTCGTGAAAAGAGGCGTCCGGTTCCCATCCAGCATCTGCGGAACTCCAGAACGAGGTTGGCCAGCTGGTCGATTGTTCCGAACAGGCCCGACGAGCCACTCACTCCGCCCAGGAACCGCGTGTTCTCGTCCTCGACCACACCATAGAGAGGCCGGAGAAAGCCTTCCGGCACCGAAGTCGCCGCAATGCCGTTCGTCGCGGCCGGGCCGACTCCGTTCGGCCTGAACGAGGGGACATCGGCGCCCAGCGGCTCCGCAATCTCCGACTGGAAAAGCTCATCTAGTCCCTTCCTGCTTTCCGTTTCAAGCAAATGGCCGAGCACCAGATACCCGACATCCGAGTAGCAGACCACCCTGCCCGGCTCGTTTTCGAGCGGAGTGAACTTGGCAAGGTGATATGCGCCCTCCGGACCGTTGGCGTCCATCTGGTCCATCCGGATGATGGCCGGATAGCCGGACGTGTGCCGGAGCAGCTGTTCCAGCGTGATCGCGCCCTGCGGCTCGCCCTTCAGTTCGGGAAAAAAATCATCGAGACGGTCAGCGAGACCCCATTCGCCACTCTGTACGCGAAGCCAGACAAGCGGAGCCGTGCAAACCGCCTTGGTAAGGGAAGCGAGGTCATACAGCGTGCCCAGCGTGACTTTCCTGTCGCCCTGTTCGGACGAGAGGAAGCCCCTCGCCAGACTCACCCTGCATTCACCGCCCTGCCAGCACCCGGCAACGATCCCCGGAGCTGCCGCGCCGGAGACGACCTCCTCCAGCACCCGTTCCAGACGGCCCCAGTCGCTCAACGCCCCCCTCCCCACGGCGGACGAACGAGTTGCAGGCGTCCATCCCCCACAGCCACCTCTGCGCCCAGGGGAAGCGCGAGGTTGCGCCGCCCGTGCCCGGCAGCAAAGCCCGTCCAGACCGGCACTCCCAGTTCAGCACCGGCGGACTTCATCAGTTCCTCGACCGACTGGCGGTACCGTCTTGCACCTGCCGGTGGGCTGAAGTCGCCCAGCACAAGCGCCCGCACCCCCCGGAAAGCACCGCTCAGGCGAAGCTGGGTGAGAAACGCATCAAGCCGGTAGGCCTGCTCATTCACGTCTTCAAGAAAGACAATGCCGCCCAGCCGCGGAGGACAGCCGGTTCCACAAAGGGAGGCCAGCACGGCCAGGTTTCCTCCCGTGAGCCTGCCTTGCACCGGTTTCCCTGTTCTCCCGCCGGGACCGTAAAGAAGCTTCACCCGGCCAAGCGATGCGCCGGGCTCCAGCTTCCCGAACAGCAGTTTTTCATAC
This portion of the Deltaproteobacteria bacterium genome encodes:
- a CDS encoding beta-lactamase family protein, whose product is MSDWGRLERVLEEVVSGAAAPGIVAGCWQGGECRVSLARGFLSSEQGDRKVTLGTLYDLASLTKAVCTAPLVWLRVQSGEWGLADRLDDFFPELKGEPQGAITLEQLLRHTSGYPAIIRMDQMDANGPEGAYHLAKFTPLENEPGRVVCYSDVGYLVLGHLLETESRKGLDELFQSEIAEPLGADVPSFRPNGVGPAATNGIAATSVPEGFLRPLYGVVEDENTRFLGGVSGSSGLFGTIDQLANLVLEFRRCWMGTGRLFSRQFLESVWAVSPDPTGNTWTAGWDTPSDTGSTAGRYFSLESVGHLGFTGTSLWYDRRSDVIALVLSNRVCPTRSNPRFGPFRAKIHDTIMEVLGYTDPRPRRYP
- a CDS encoding LD-carboxypeptidase is translated as MNRKHVPVPLSPGDRVALVAPAGFVKAARLAAEIRYLESLGLKVTTRLPRKPDRYLSGSDTLRADEFLGYWRDPGIKALFAVRGGFGCARIAPLLQSRLGGQAKLFVGFSDNTVIHQVLAGAGTAWSLHGPHPAQFGKPVHPATRRQYEKLLFGKLEPGASLGRVKLLYGPGGRTGKPVQGRLTGGNLAVLASLCGTGCPPRLGGIVFLEDVNEQAYRLDAFLTQLRLSGAFRGVRALVLGDFSPPAGARRYRQSVEELMKSAGAELGVPVWTGFAAGHGRRNLALPLGAEVAVGDGRLQLVRPPWGGGR